Proteins from one Chitinophaga oryzae genomic window:
- the rplI gene encoding 50S ribosomal protein L9 codes for MQIILIQDVDNLGQKNELVNVKNGYARNFLIPQKFAVEASPSNMKQLQERLKVQKVKEEKLLAEIAKVVEVLKASPVKIGAKTGTSGKIFGSVTGVQIARAIKEQKGYEIDRRRIHILDDVKELGTYKARLDFGKGNETEMEFEVVAE; via the coding sequence ATGCAAATTATCTTAATACAAGACGTAGATAACCTGGGTCAGAAGAATGAACTGGTTAACGTAAAGAATGGTTACGCCAGGAACTTCCTGATTCCGCAGAAATTCGCGGTAGAAGCAAGTCCTTCCAACATGAAGCAACTTCAGGAACGCCTGAAAGTGCAGAAAGTGAAAGAAGAGAAACTGCTGGCTGAAATCGCGAAAGTGGTGGAAGTTCTGAAAGCTTCTCCTGTTAAAATCGGCGCTAAAACCGGTACTTCCGGTAAAATCTTCGGTAGCGTTACCGGTGTTCAGATTGCCCGTGCGATCAAAGAACAGAAAGGTTACGAAATTGACCGTCGCCGCATCCACATCCTGGATGATGTAAAAGAATTAGGTACTTACAAAGCACGCCTGGATTTCGGTAAAGGCAACGAAACCGAAATGGAGTTTGAAGTAGTGGCTGAGTAG
- the rpsR gene encoding 30S ribosomal protein S18, whose translation MAVKPKKQEIKYLTAVKTEKRQKKYCRFKKMGIRYVDYKDGEFLKKFLNDQGKMLPRRITGNSLKFQRKVAQAIKKARQMALLPYVTDLLK comes from the coding sequence ATGGCAGTTAAACCGAAAAAACAAGAAATTAAGTACTTAACAGCCGTAAAAACCGAGAAACGTCAGAAGAAATACTGCCGTTTCAAGAAAATGGGCATCAGGTACGTAGATTACAAAGACGGTGAGTTTTTGAAGAAATTTTTGAACGACCAGGGTAAAATGTTGCCCCGCCGTATCACAGGTAACTCCCTGAAATTTCAGCGTAAAGTAGCCCAGGCTATTAAGAAAGCTCGTCAAATGGCTTTATTGCCTTATGTTACTGACCTTTTAAAGTAA
- the rpsF gene encoding 30S ribosomal protein S6: protein MNYELMVIFTPVLSEDEYKAAQKKFADIVKDNGGNVTHENPWGLRSLAYPIRKKTTGMYLVLEYSAPSDLNEKLKIQLNRDENVLRHMITALDKHAVEYNNRKRHGVNAESKTTEA, encoded by the coding sequence ATGAACTACGAATTGATGGTGATCTTTACCCCTGTGCTTTCTGAAGACGAATACAAAGCGGCTCAGAAAAAATTCGCTGACATCGTTAAAGATAACGGCGGAAATGTAACGCACGAAAATCCCTGGGGATTAAGATCACTGGCGTATCCTATCCGGAAAAAGACTACAGGCATGTACCTGGTTCTGGAATACAGTGCGCCATCCGACCTCAATGAGAAGCTGAAAATCCAGCTTAACCGTGATGAAAATGTATTACGCCACATGATCACTGCGCTCGACAAACACGCTGTTGAGTACAACAACCGCAAAAGACATGGTGTAAATGCAGAATCTAAAACCACTGAAGCTTAA
- a CDS encoding T9SS-dependent choice-of-anchor J family protein, with the protein MAANQGRLYLHNSSNGQTDTFAIGHPALAISNNQLTLNKILQPYSSYYVTIDSAFVKDLSGNDFVGIPDSAQWHFSTGAQQLNFDFNNCTPAGNTALSGGFSQYSVTGAQTWACTTFGQNNSNGVQINGFSGGAQQNEDWLISPAFDLTGFQVPLLHFSSRAAFSGPALVLKVSTDYSGSGDPRTATWHTLNGRFPATGSDVWTSSNGINLSGYKAANVYIAFVYTSSPALQAARWTIDDLGLKDTTAAPAPTLTSSSAAVDFDYVKSGQESVPQPVSYWANDFTGDLQISAPAGFRLSADSSTYSTQLTIPLSTLNAGPQQLWIKFVPSAANTAYNGTLSFSAPGFSDNHIRLSGTSLRSLKVVNWNIEWFGSPAQNPANDSLQQANVTRIMQYLDADIFALAEVVDTARFRAVVSQLPGYSYVISDFSSYADSLTDADYALAQKLAFVYKTSVIRKIRTYGVLRQGGSSTAYYNWSSGRFPYLMEATAKLENDSARINFILLHAKANTGTKPEKLVSWDRRKNGAKELKDTLDAQYPYSNLIVLGDFNDDLARTITTERAPDTTTSYIDFMNDTLHYKPLTLPLSLAGERSTASFSSVIDNVIGSDEAGVAYLPGSARVMQQVQQLVSSYSSTTTDHYPVLSRYDLRILGNPLPLNSFDAKADGGKVQLTWNTPYEINSGTFVIERSRNLVHFTPADTMAAYGTTGEAHSYLWYDETPWPGIAQYRLKYTGLDGTVKYSPVKTVWLTGKDLWWRFWWCILGHQLQYWIEWSKNGPAAIQLIDMQGRVRHQEQTTLIKGKNTRSLDVSRLPAGVYFLRVQSGLDVQVTKVMVNP; encoded by the coding sequence GTGGCAGCGAACCAGGGCCGTCTTTACCTGCACAACAGCAGTAACGGTCAAACCGACACATTTGCCATTGGCCATCCTGCCCTTGCCATCAGCAACAACCAGCTCACGCTGAATAAAATACTGCAGCCTTACAGCAGTTACTATGTCACTATTGACAGTGCGTTTGTGAAAGACCTCTCCGGTAACGACTTTGTCGGTATTCCCGACAGTGCGCAATGGCATTTCAGCACCGGCGCACAGCAGCTGAATTTCGACTTCAACAACTGCACGCCCGCCGGGAACACGGCGCTGAGCGGCGGTTTCAGCCAATACAGCGTCACCGGCGCACAGACATGGGCCTGCACCACTTTCGGACAAAATAACAGTAATGGCGTGCAGATCAACGGTTTTAGCGGAGGCGCCCAGCAAAATGAAGACTGGCTGATATCCCCGGCTTTCGATCTGACCGGCTTCCAGGTGCCGCTGCTTCATTTCAGCAGTCGCGCCGCTTTCAGCGGTCCGGCCCTTGTGCTGAAAGTATCCACCGATTACAGTGGCAGCGGCGATCCCCGCACCGCCACCTGGCATACGCTGAACGGCCGCTTTCCGGCCACCGGCAGCGACGTATGGACCAGCAGCAACGGTATTAACCTTTCCGGTTACAAAGCAGCCAATGTTTACATTGCCTTTGTATACACGTCATCCCCTGCCCTGCAGGCAGCCCGCTGGACCATCGACGACTTGGGGCTGAAGGATACCACGGCGGCGCCCGCGCCCACGCTCACGAGCAGTTCGGCGGCCGTAGACTTCGACTATGTAAAATCCGGTCAGGAGTCTGTGCCGCAACCTGTCAGCTATTGGGCCAACGACTTCACCGGCGACCTGCAAATCAGTGCGCCGGCAGGCTTCCGGTTGTCTGCCGACAGCAGCACTTACAGCACGCAGCTCACCATCCCGCTGTCCACGCTCAACGCCGGCCCGCAGCAGCTGTGGATAAAATTCGTTCCCTCCGCCGCCAACACAGCGTACAACGGCACGCTGTCCTTCAGCGCGCCCGGCTTCAGCGACAATCATATCCGGTTGAGCGGTACTTCCCTCCGCTCCCTGAAAGTGGTGAACTGGAACATTGAGTGGTTTGGCAGTCCGGCGCAGAACCCGGCCAATGACAGTCTGCAGCAGGCCAACGTGACCCGCATTATGCAATATCTCGACGCCGACATTTTCGCGCTGGCGGAAGTGGTGGATACCGCCCGTTTCCGGGCTGTCGTAAGCCAGTTGCCCGGCTACAGCTATGTAATATCTGATTTCAGTTCTTATGCCGATAGTCTCACCGATGCGGATTATGCGCTGGCGCAAAAGCTGGCCTTTGTCTACAAGACATCTGTTATCCGTAAGATCCGCACCTATGGTGTATTGCGGCAGGGCGGCAGCAGCACGGCCTATTACAACTGGTCATCCGGCCGCTTCCCTTACCTGATGGAGGCGACCGCCAAACTGGAGAATGATTCCGCCAGGATCAACTTTATATTACTGCACGCCAAGGCCAATACCGGTACCAAACCCGAGAAACTGGTTTCCTGGGACCGCCGTAAGAACGGGGCCAAAGAGCTGAAAGACACGCTGGATGCGCAGTATCCGTACAGTAACCTGATCGTGCTGGGGGATTTCAATGACGACCTGGCCCGGACCATTACCACCGAAAGAGCGCCGGACACTACGACCTCCTATATTGATTTTATGAATGACACCCTGCATTACAAGCCGTTGACCTTACCGCTGAGCCTTGCAGGCGAACGTTCCACCGCCAGTTTCTCTTCCGTGATCGACAACGTGATCGGGTCTGACGAAGCCGGCGTGGCCTATCTGCCTGGCTCTGCGAGGGTGATGCAGCAGGTACAGCAGCTGGTCAGCAGCTACAGTTCCACTACCACTGACCATTATCCGGTATTAAGCCGTTACGATCTGCGGATACTGGGCAATCCGTTGCCGCTGAACAGTTTTGATGCCAAAGCCGATGGCGGCAAGGTGCAGCTGACCTGGAACACGCCTTATGAAATCAACAGCGGCACATTCGTGATAGAGCGTTCCCGTAACCTGGTACATTTTACGCCGGCAGACACGATGGCCGCCTATGGCACTACCGGGGAAGCGCATTCCTACCTGTGGTATGATGAAACCCCATGGCCGGGCATCGCCCAATACCGGTTAAAATACACCGGGCTGGACGGTACTGTTAAATACAGCCCGGTGAAAACCGTATGGCTGACAGGCAAGGACCTGTGGTGGCGGTTCTGGTGGTGTATTTTGGGCCATCAGCTGCAATACTGGATCGAATGGAGCAAGAACGGGCCGGCAGCGATACAGCTGATCGATATGCAAGGCAGAGTGCGCCATCAGGAGCAGACCACGCTGATCAAGGGTAAAAACACCCGGTCGCTGGATGTGAGCCGGTTGCCGGCAGGAGTTTATTTCCTGCGGGTACAGTCCGGACTGGACGTACAAGTGACGAAGGTGATGGTGAACCCATAA
- the htpG gene encoding molecular chaperone HtpG, producing MQKGAIRVQTENIFPIIKKFLYSDHEIFIRELVSNAVDATQKLRTLASVGEYKGELGNIDIEVRLDKEKKTITIADHGIGMTAEEVDKYINQVAFSGAEEFLKKYKGQESGTNIIGHFGLGFYSSFMVSSKVEIFSKSWKDGAAAVRWECDGSPEYELEEVAKEDRGTEIVMHINEESEEFLDEGRIRSILTKFCKFLPVPVKFEDQQINNTNPAWTKKPSELTTEDYQNFYKELYPFAEPPLFWIHLNVDYPFNLTGILYFPKITKSYEIQKDKINLYSNQVYVTDEVKDIVPEFLMLLHGVIDSPDIPLNVSRSYLQGDPNVKKINAHITKKVADKLDEMFRNDRKGFEEKWESIGLFVKYGMMTDDKFMDKANKFLVLENVDGGTFYTREEYKTAAEALQTNKEGKLVILYATNPVQQDSYVQAAKNKGFVVVKMETLVDAAFISNIEAKWENVQFTRVDADIADNLIDKDENNNTVLTEDQEGKLKEIFTAQVTQPNIKVELKGLSAEAQPVIVTRPEFMRRMKDMASMGGGGMSWYAAMPDEINMTVNANHPVYLNILDEKDNALQEKQVKNLADLALLSQNLLTGADLTAFVNRSVELMAGAKK from the coding sequence ATGCAAAAAGGAGCAATACGTGTTCAAACAGAGAACATTTTCCCCATCATCAAAAAATTCCTCTACTCAGACCACGAAATCTTTATCCGCGAACTGGTAAGCAACGCGGTAGATGCCACGCAGAAACTGAGAACCCTGGCCAGTGTCGGTGAATACAAAGGCGAACTGGGCAATATTGACATTGAAGTAAGACTGGACAAGGAAAAAAAGACGATCACCATTGCCGATCATGGCATTGGTATGACTGCTGAAGAAGTAGATAAATACATCAACCAGGTAGCTTTTTCCGGCGCGGAAGAGTTTCTGAAAAAATACAAAGGCCAGGAGAGCGGCACCAACATCATCGGTCACTTCGGTCTCGGTTTTTACTCCTCCTTCATGGTGAGCAGCAAGGTGGAAATCTTCAGTAAATCATGGAAAGACGGCGCCGCGGCAGTACGCTGGGAGTGCGACGGCAGCCCGGAATATGAACTGGAAGAAGTGGCCAAAGAAGACAGAGGCACCGAAATCGTGATGCATATCAACGAAGAAAGTGAAGAATTCCTCGATGAAGGCCGCATCCGCTCTATCCTCACCAAGTTCTGTAAATTCCTGCCGGTACCGGTTAAATTCGAAGACCAGCAGATCAACAATACCAACCCTGCGTGGACTAAAAAGCCCAGCGAACTGACAACGGAAGATTATCAGAATTTCTACAAGGAATTATATCCCTTTGCAGAACCGCCGCTGTTCTGGATCCACCTGAACGTGGATTATCCGTTCAACCTCACCGGTATCCTCTACTTCCCGAAAATCACCAAGAGCTACGAAATACAGAAAGATAAAATCAACCTGTATTCCAACCAGGTATACGTGACCGATGAAGTAAAAGACATCGTACCGGAATTCCTGATGCTGCTGCATGGTGTGATCGACAGCCCGGATATCCCGCTGAACGTAAGCCGCAGCTACCTCCAGGGCGATCCCAACGTGAAAAAAATCAACGCCCACATCACCAAAAAAGTAGCGGACAAACTGGACGAAATGTTCCGTAACGACCGCAAAGGTTTTGAAGAGAAATGGGAATCCATCGGCCTGTTCGTGAAATACGGCATGATGACCGATGATAAATTCATGGACAAAGCCAACAAATTCCTCGTACTTGAAAACGTGGATGGTGGCACTTTCTACACCCGTGAAGAATATAAAACCGCTGCGGAAGCACTGCAAACCAATAAAGAAGGCAAACTGGTCATCCTGTACGCTACCAACCCGGTGCAACAGGACAGCTATGTGCAAGCCGCTAAAAACAAAGGGTTTGTCGTAGTGAAAATGGAAACCCTGGTGGATGCCGCTTTCATCAGCAACATTGAAGCGAAATGGGAGAACGTGCAGTTCACCCGTGTGGATGCCGATATTGCCGATAACCTGATCGATAAAGACGAAAACAATAACACTGTACTGACAGAAGATCAGGAAGGTAAACTGAAGGAAATCTTCACTGCACAGGTAACGCAGCCGAATATCAAAGTGGAACTGAAAGGCCTGAGCGCTGAAGCACAACCGGTGATCGTCACCCGTCCCGAATTCATGCGCCGTATGAAAGATATGGCCAGCATGGGCGGCGGCGGTATGAGCTGGTACGCAGCCATGCCCGACGAAATCAATATGACCGTCAATGCCAATCACCCGGTATACCTGAACATCCTCGACGAAAAAGACAATGCATTGCAGGAAAAACAGGTGAAAAACCTGGCGGACCTGGCGTTGTTGTCCCAGAATCTGCTGACCGGCGCCGACCTGACTGCCTTCGTCAACAGAAGCGTGGAACTGATGGCGGGTGCAAAAAAATAA
- the recJ gene encoding single-stranded-DNA-specific exonuclease RecJ: MQKRWTVKAYQPNQEKALQSSLRIHPLLCRLLVQRHVHTYEAARQFFRPTLDDLHDPWLMKDMDKAISRIELAFFRHEKILIYGDYDVDGCTAVATVYAFLHKLYNNIEFYIPHRYREGYGISAEGIAYARDNDFSLVIALDCGIKSVELISMAKEMGIDFIICDHHLPDAVVPPAVAILNPKQYDCPYPYKELSGCGIGYKLICAFAQKRGIPMEEANQYLDLVATSIAADIVPMTGENRVLAFHGLKKVNSSPLPGIQALITLSELKEQLTISNLVFVIAPRVNAAGRMDDARKAVNLFIENDVEKAAAIAAVLHADNFDRKEIDNTITQEAVSLLQNDESVGHRKSTVLYQAHWHKGVVGIVASRLIDKYYYRPTIILTQSNDVVAGSARSVNGFNVYEAIHQCKDLLVNYGGHFYAAGMTLKPENVAAFQQRFEEVVANSIRPDQLVPEIVIDTEIYFTDITPAFYNILKQFEPLGPDNLRPVFLARNITDTGYSKLVKEEHIKFSVRQGRSGPTLSGIGFYMADKFPIVNSKKPFDIVFNIDENEWNGQTSLQLKVIDIRASN; the protein is encoded by the coding sequence ATGCAAAAACGCTGGACAGTCAAAGCATATCAACCAAACCAGGAAAAAGCGCTTCAATCCTCACTCCGCATACATCCTTTGCTGTGCCGGCTGCTCGTACAACGGCATGTACACACTTATGAGGCTGCCCGTCAGTTTTTTCGCCCTACGCTCGACGATCTCCACGATCCATGGCTGATGAAGGACATGGACAAAGCCATCTCCCGTATTGAACTGGCATTTTTTCGCCATGAAAAAATATTAATATATGGAGATTATGATGTGGACGGCTGTACGGCTGTAGCTACTGTGTACGCTTTTCTACACAAACTCTACAATAATATCGAGTTTTATATCCCGCACCGTTACCGGGAAGGATACGGCATTTCCGCGGAAGGTATCGCCTACGCGCGCGACAACGATTTCAGCCTCGTTATAGCGCTGGACTGCGGCATTAAATCCGTGGAACTGATCTCAATGGCCAAAGAGATGGGGATTGACTTCATCATCTGCGACCACCACCTGCCGGATGCCGTTGTTCCCCCGGCGGTAGCCATCCTCAACCCGAAACAATACGACTGTCCTTATCCATATAAAGAACTGAGCGGCTGCGGCATCGGCTACAAACTGATCTGCGCCTTCGCTCAGAAAAGAGGCATCCCGATGGAGGAAGCCAACCAGTACCTCGATCTGGTAGCCACCAGCATCGCGGCCGATATTGTGCCCATGACAGGAGAAAACAGGGTGCTGGCGTTTCACGGGCTGAAAAAGGTGAACAGCAGCCCCCTGCCCGGCATCCAGGCGCTGATCACCCTCAGCGAACTGAAAGAACAGCTCACCATTTCCAACCTCGTGTTCGTAATTGCCCCCCGCGTAAATGCAGCCGGCAGGATGGACGACGCCCGCAAGGCGGTGAACCTGTTCATCGAAAACGACGTGGAAAAGGCGGCAGCCATAGCGGCCGTACTGCACGCCGACAACTTCGACCGGAAGGAAATAGACAATACCATCACTCAGGAAGCGGTGTCCCTGCTGCAAAATGATGAATCCGTCGGCCACAGAAAATCCACCGTCTTGTACCAGGCGCACTGGCACAAGGGTGTGGTAGGCATCGTAGCCTCCCGGCTGATTGACAAATACTACTACCGTCCCACCATCATCCTCACTCAATCCAATGATGTGGTGGCAGGATCGGCCCGGTCTGTGAACGGGTTTAACGTGTATGAGGCCATCCATCAGTGTAAAGACCTGCTGGTGAACTATGGCGGCCATTTTTATGCGGCCGGCATGACACTGAAACCGGAGAATGTAGCGGCCTTCCAGCAACGCTTCGAAGAAGTGGTGGCCAACAGTATCCGGCCCGACCAGCTTGTCCCTGAAATAGTTATCGACACGGAGATTTACTTCACGGACATCACACCGGCGTTTTACAATATCCTTAAACAGTTTGAGCCTCTGGGGCCCGACAACCTTCGCCCTGTTTTCCTGGCCCGGAATATTACCGATACCGGCTATTCCAAACTGGTGAAAGAAGAGCATATCAAATTTTCTGTGAGACAAGGCCGTAGCGGCCCTACCCTTTCCGGCATCGGGTTTTATATGGCTGACAAGTTTCCCATCGTCAACAGCAAGAAGCCGTTCGATATCGTATTTAATATTGATGAAAACGAATGGAACGGTCAGACCAGCCTGCAACTGAAAGTTATTGACATCAGGGCTTCCAATTAG
- a CDS encoding polyprenyl synthetase family protein translates to MDDIKQLIGKELQDFEDKFADSVKSHVPLLDRIMHYIVKRKGKQIRPMFVLLSARLFSTEIGESTYRAAALVELLHTATLVHDDVVDDANQRRGLFSINALWKNKIAVLVGDYLLSKGLLLSLNNNDFRSLKILSEAVKEMSEGELLQIEKTRKLNIKEDIYFEIIRRKTASLLASACAAGAWSSSNDDHATEQMRLFGEKVGIAFQIKDDLFDYGSAKIGKPTGIDIREKKMTLPLIYTLEHATPDTRRRIINIVKNHNTEKDRVEEVIQLVKASGGIDYTKQKMLQYRDEALAILHKLPQSDIRDGLESLVRFTTDRTF, encoded by the coding sequence ATGGACGATATCAAGCAACTGATAGGTAAGGAATTACAGGATTTTGAAGACAAATTTGCGGATTCGGTAAAAAGTCACGTACCGCTGCTGGACCGCATCATGCACTACATTGTAAAACGGAAAGGGAAACAGATCCGGCCGATGTTTGTGCTGTTGTCAGCCCGGCTTTTCAGTACGGAAATCGGGGAAAGCACCTACCGGGCCGCCGCCCTGGTGGAACTGCTGCATACTGCCACCCTGGTGCACGATGACGTAGTGGATGATGCCAATCAGCGCAGGGGACTGTTTTCCATCAACGCATTATGGAAAAATAAAATAGCTGTCCTCGTGGGCGACTACTTATTATCCAAAGGATTGCTGCTGTCATTAAATAATAATGACTTCCGGTCCTTAAAGATCCTCTCTGAAGCCGTGAAAGAAATGAGTGAAGGGGAACTGCTGCAGATCGAAAAAACCCGGAAACTGAACATCAAGGAAGATATCTACTTCGAAATCATCCGGCGGAAAACAGCCTCCCTCCTCGCCTCTGCCTGCGCTGCCGGCGCATGGAGCTCCAGCAACGACGATCATGCCACGGAACAGATGCGGCTGTTCGGCGAAAAAGTAGGCATCGCCTTCCAGATCAAGGACGACCTGTTTGACTATGGGTCTGCCAAAATCGGCAAGCCTACCGGCATCGATATCCGCGAAAAGAAAATGACGCTGCCACTGATCTACACCCTCGAACACGCAACACCAGACACCCGGCGCAGGATCATCAACATCGTTAAAAACCATAATACGGAAAAAGACCGGGTGGAAGAAGTCATCCAGCTGGTCAAAGCTTCCGGCGGTATCGACTACACCAAACAAAAAATGCTGCAGTACCGCGACGAGGCGCTCGCCATCCTGCATAAACTCCCCCAGAGCGATATCCGGGACGGTCTGGAATCGCTGGTAAGATTTACGACCGACCGAACATTTTAG
- a CDS encoding OmpA family protein: MASKKYLLLAGAVGLLSASTGFAQVQPTGYDALDSSKVSGKRLVQQNNFLNHQSNFPAKPRDMWELGLHGGLHLISGTVPPQPGFGGGISLRKALGHTFSLRAEYIGSIDKGQDYKLRPTFASAGNPWAATAARNGGMIVPNYRSQNHQLSLDVIASLSNILFYRAEPKVNWYVLAGYSIVAADVDVDATDANGNGYDYSSINFGAKRSDIRKQLNNLRDKKYEQNAPSQGNRISIGRNDDNQLIRHALDLGTGVAFKVSKRFNIGIEEKITMPFDAYLDGYPGPGGSTKDFYSYTSLRLNFNLGNASKRVQPLWWINPLEYAYSELSNPRHMKLPTPVLPDADGDGVTDQFDREPNTPAGAPVDSHGVAKDTDGDGVPDYKDKQLITPTYCQPVDADGVGKCPDPECCKNRVETSCASLVLPSVSFKGSSTKVGRDQEAILASVASTLKANPSCNVLVTGHAGAKGKKGGVDLSSRRVDSVIDYLADKQGIDRGRFIKQNTPGESGTVDLAPAN, translated from the coding sequence ATGGCAAGCAAAAAGTACTTATTACTGGCAGGCGCTGTGGGTTTACTATCAGCATCTACCGGTTTTGCACAGGTTCAACCAACCGGCTATGATGCATTGGATTCTTCCAAAGTGTCAGGCAAGCGGTTGGTACAACAAAATAACTTCCTGAACCATCAATCTAACTTCCCTGCTAAACCAAGGGATATGTGGGAACTGGGTCTTCATGGTGGTTTGCACCTGATCAGCGGAACCGTTCCTCCTCAGCCTGGTTTCGGTGGTGGTATCTCCCTGAGAAAAGCACTGGGTCATACATTCTCACTGAGAGCTGAGTACATCGGTTCCATTGACAAAGGCCAGGACTACAAACTGCGTCCAACCTTTGCTTCTGCAGGTAACCCATGGGCTGCTACCGCTGCAAGAAATGGTGGTATGATCGTTCCTAACTACCGTTCTCAGAACCACCAGCTGTCTTTGGACGTGATCGCTTCTCTGAGCAACATCCTGTTCTACAGAGCAGAACCTAAAGTTAACTGGTACGTACTGGCTGGTTACTCTATCGTAGCTGCTGACGTTGACGTAGACGCAACTGATGCTAACGGTAACGGTTACGATTACAGCTCCATCAACTTCGGTGCTAAACGCAGCGACATCAGAAAACAACTGAACAACCTGAGAGACAAGAAATACGAGCAAAATGCTCCTTCTCAGGGTAACAGGATCTCTATCGGTCGTAACGACGACAACCAGCTGATCCGTCACGCACTGGACCTGGGTACTGGCGTAGCGTTTAAAGTTTCCAAACGCTTTAACATCGGTATCGAAGAGAAAATTACCATGCCTTTTGACGCTTACCTGGATGGTTATCCTGGTCCTGGCGGTTCTACAAAAGACTTCTACTCTTACACCAGCCTGCGTCTGAACTTCAACCTGGGCAACGCTTCCAAACGCGTACAGCCGCTCTGGTGGATCAACCCGCTGGAATACGCTTACAGCGAGCTGAGCAACCCTCGTCACATGAAACTGCCTACTCCGGTTCTGCCTGATGCTGACGGTGATGGCGTAACTGATCAGTTCGACCGCGAACCTAACACTCCTGCAGGTGCACCTGTTGATTCTCATGGTGTAGCTAAAGATACAGACGGTGACGGCGTTCCTGATTACAAAGACAAACAACTGATCACTCCGACTTACTGCCAGCCAGTTGACGCTGACGGTGTTGGTAAATGCCCGGATCCTGAGTGCTGCAAAAACAGAGTAGAAACTTCTTGCGCTTCTCTGGTTCTGCCCAGCGTTTCCTTCAAAGGTTCTTCTACCAAAGTTGGTCGCGATCAGGAAGCTATCCTGGCTTCTGTTGCCTCTACCCTGAAAGCTAACCCTTCCTGCAACGTGCTGGTTACTGGCCACGCTGGTGCAAAAGGTAAAAAAGGTGGTGTTGACCTGAGCAGCCGTCGTGTTGACTCTGTGATTGACTACCTGGCTGACAAACAAGGCATCGACCGCGGTCGTTTCATCAAACAAAACACTCCTGGTGAATCCGGTACTGTTGACTTAGCTCCTGCTAACTAA